A genome region from Proteus vulgaris includes the following:
- a CDS encoding MFS transporter, whose protein sequence is MKAFFPLLALATGAFAIGATEFTPMGLLPNIASGLDISITTAGGLITGYAVGVMVGAPIMTLGLGRLTKRHALIFLLLLFIAGNLLASQSNSYLGLMIARLITSLNHGAFFGIGSVVAASLVEKHKQAAAVAAMFMGLTLSNLIGVPLMTWIGQVYGWRLAFILISGLGIVTLIGLLMLLPSMPKGNKPNIKYELKVLTRLPVVLALLTTVFGASALFALYTYIAPFLINIVHVSESDVAMLLIVIGLGFTVGNYLGGKLSAKGIDRTLVIFFVLLIVSMLILPLVSSNLYLTVITLFIWSAASFALVPPLQIKTMQIAHDAPGLVSSVNIGAFNLGNAIGAIIGGVALKYGYNIVPLSAALVGIVGLLLVFSQFKVKREPQNSLA, encoded by the coding sequence ATGAAAGCTTTTTTCCCTCTATTAGCACTCGCAACCGGTGCTTTTGCTATCGGTGCAACAGAATTTACGCCTATGGGGTTGTTACCGAATATTGCCTCTGGGTTAGATATCTCAATAACAACAGCGGGGGGATTAATTACAGGTTATGCCGTGGGTGTTATGGTAGGCGCGCCTATTATGACATTAGGATTAGGTCGGTTAACAAAACGACATGCCTTAATTTTTCTATTATTGCTCTTTATTGCAGGTAATTTATTAGCCTCGCAATCAAATAGCTATTTGGGATTAATGATTGCCAGGCTAATAACGAGCCTTAATCATGGTGCTTTTTTTGGTATTGGGTCGGTCGTAGCGGCAAGCCTTGTTGAAAAACATAAACAAGCAGCTGCCGTTGCTGCGATGTTTATGGGATTAACACTTTCAAACTTAATCGGTGTTCCTTTAATGACTTGGATTGGTCAAGTTTATGGCTGGCGTTTAGCCTTTATCCTTATTTCTGGATTAGGTATTGTGACATTGATAGGTTTATTAATGCTTCTACCTTCGATGCCCAAAGGAAATAAGCCGAATATCAAATATGAATTAAAAGTACTCACTCGTTTACCTGTTGTGTTAGCACTACTAACGACTGTATTTGGCGCTTCTGCTCTTTTTGCGCTTTATACATACATTGCCCCTTTCCTTATTAATATCGTTCATGTCAGTGAAAGTGATGTGGCAATGCTACTTATTGTGATTGGATTAGGATTTACCGTAGGTAATTACCTAGGGGGGAAATTATCGGCAAAAGGAATTGATAGAACATTGGTGATATTTTTTGTATTACTGATTGTGTCTATGCTCATACTCCCGCTTGTTTCAAGTAACCTGTACCTAACAGTGATCACTCTCTTTATTTGGAGTGCAGCAAGTTTTGCACTTGTACCTCCATTACAGATAAAAACAATGCAAATAGCTCATGATGCTCCGGGTTTAGTCTCATCAGTGAATATTGGTGCATTTAATTTAGGTAATGCTATTGGAGCTATTATTGGTGGAGTTGCTTTAAAGTACGGTTATAACATTGTCCCTTTAAGCGCGGCATTAGTTGGGATCGTGGGTTTATTACTGGTTTTTTCTCAATTTAAAGTGAAAAGAGAACCACAAAACAGCTTGGCTTAG